DNA sequence from the Teretinema zuelzerae genome:
CTCGTGCGAGGCCCTCGAAGGCACTCTTTCCGGAAGCATGAAACTCGCTCTCAGGCGCTGCGCGTCCGCCGACAGGAAATCCGCCCGTACCTAGAATTTTTCCTTGATATCAAGCTTCTCGACCCCGCCGATTTCCTTGATAAGGCTGCACAGTCTGTTCGTGTCAGTTGTAACCGGCACTCCGACCAAAAAGCGCACCTGGGACTCGCCGTTCTTGAGGTTTTTTTCCATATCGACCGAATGAACCGAAAGGCCCATCTCTTCGATGACGACGCGCGCGGCGTCGGGGAAATTGATCTCGCCGGAATAGGTGACGACGAGATGCTTGAGCCGCTCCGCGGGAAAGAACCAGCGTTCGACCGGCTCGAGAACAACCAGGGCGAATAGCGAAAAGAACAGAGCGATCCCCGCGGGAACATACATGCCCGCGCCGATGGCAAGCCCTATAGCCGCGACGAACCAGATGGACGCGGCGGTAGTCAGCCCCTTGATGGTATTGCCCAGGCGGATGATGGAACCCGCTCCGAGAAAACCGATGCCGGACACGACCTGGGCGGCAATCCTGCCGGGATCTCCCATCTGATTCGCGATATAGCGCGAAGGCAATTCTATTGAAAGAAGCATGAGAAGGGTCGAACCGAGACAGATGAGAATATGGGTTCTCAACCCCGCGCTCTGTTTCCGGCGGGCCCGTTCGAAGCCGAGAATGCCCCCAGCTGCGAGCGAGAGGGCCAGGCGGAGAATCGCGACGCCGAACGGCATTGCCGAAGTTGAAAAAAACACATCCATGAACGGATCTCCTTCCATGCGGGCGTAATCAGAACAGGCGAATCTCGGCGCGGAAGGAAGGCTGCCCGCCGTCCCGATGCCGGCCCTCGAAGGCGTAGAACGAATACTCCGCGCCGTCGTTTCCGGTACGCTTGCGCTGTCCGCAGAAAAAATCCACCGACGCTCCGGGCTTCACCTCGGATAGATAATTGACGTCGATCCGATATCCGGCGGAGTTCTCCAGAGCTTCGCGGGGAAGCGCGTCCTGGATCCACTGAACATAACGGGCGTTGTTCACATGCCCGTTGTAATCTATGTCCGAATACGCCGAATCGCGCGATCCGACAGGTTCGAGATCAGGAAAGGATTCGAGAGAGCCGATTCCGTCCGGTACCGCGTCGCGGCCCTCGTTGAGAGGGATCGAATCGGTGAGGAAACC
Encoded proteins:
- a CDS encoding MgtC/SapB family protein, which codes for MDVFFSTSAMPFGVAILRLALSLAAGGILGFERARRKQSAGLRTHILICLGSTLLMLLSIELPSRYIANQMGDPGRIAAQVVSGIGFLGAGSIIRLGNTIKGLTTAASIWFVAAIGLAIGAGMYVPAGIALFFSLFALVVLEPVERWFFPAERLKHLVVTYSGEINFPDAARVVIEEMGLSVHSVDMEKNLKNGESQVRFLVGVPVTTDTNRLCSLIKEIGGVEKLDIKEKF
- a CDS encoding acyl-[acyl-carrier-protein] thioesterase; amino-acid sequence: MENIWTEEFPVRTWDVDRTGRLHAAAAFNYFQEIAGNHAEALGVGKAPLAATGHAWILSRMTAVILRRSGWGETLNARTWPRGTDRLFAVRDYELLDSDSEIVGRGRSGWIVLDTQKMRPVRPGFLTDSIPLNEGRDAVPDGIGSLESFPDLEPVGSRDSAYSDIDYNGHVNNARYVQWIQDALPREALENSAGYRIDVNYLSEVKPGASVDFFCGQRKRTGNDGAEYSFYAFEGRHRDGGQPSFRAEIRLF